A genomic segment from Luteolibacter ambystomatis encodes:
- the bioA gene encoding adenosylmethionine--8-amino-7-oxononanoate transaminase: MREDSRRWIEEDRSHCWHPFTRQADWCAEEPLVLVRGEGVWLWDSEGRRYFDGNSSIWTNIHGHRHPRLDAAIRAQLDEVAHTSFLGFANPRASELSARLSGLFPDGTLERVFFSDDGSTAIECAVRMALQYRLNRGENGRTGFVAFENGYHGDTLGAASLGGVGRFTGLMQRFGFGVKRVTDVAALEAMPESESAGIAAVILEPLIQGVNEMRLWPQGMLAALRRWCDARGIHLILDEVMTGFGRTGRMFACQHENVTPDFLCVAKGLTGGYMPMAATLTTSAVYDAFLGCAEKTFYYGHSYTANPLGCAVALAGLDVFEQERVLENLQPNIARMEELLAGLKERCPQVHEIRQCGFIAGIELRQPDGNRFPAETRTGETVCRTAWKHGLLTRPILDTIVLMPPLAATEEELAFAVAALEKAIGEGAR; encoded by the coding sequence ATGCGTGAGGACAGCCGCCGGTGGATCGAGGAGGACAGGAGCCATTGCTGGCATCCTTTCACCCGGCAGGCGGATTGGTGTGCGGAGGAGCCGCTGGTGCTGGTTCGCGGTGAGGGCGTGTGGTTGTGGGATTCGGAAGGGCGGCGTTACTTTGATGGGAATTCTTCGATCTGGACGAATATCCACGGCCACCGGCATCCGCGCCTCGATGCGGCGATCCGGGCACAGCTTGATGAGGTCGCGCACACGTCCTTCCTCGGCTTTGCCAATCCGCGGGCATCCGAGTTGTCCGCGCGCCTGAGCGGGCTGTTTCCGGATGGGACCCTTGAGCGGGTGTTTTTCTCCGATGATGGTTCCACCGCCATCGAGTGTGCGGTGCGGATGGCGCTGCAATACCGGTTGAACCGCGGCGAGAACGGGCGCACCGGTTTTGTCGCGTTCGAGAACGGTTACCACGGCGATACGCTTGGCGCGGCTTCGCTGGGTGGGGTTGGACGCTTCACCGGATTGATGCAACGCTTCGGATTCGGTGTGAAGCGTGTCACCGATGTGGCGGCGCTGGAGGCGATGCCGGAAAGTGAAAGCGCGGGGATCGCGGCGGTGATTCTCGAACCGTTGATCCAAGGCGTGAACGAGATGCGCCTGTGGCCGCAGGGCATGCTGGCGGCATTGCGCCGCTGGTGCGATGCGCGCGGCATCCATCTGATCCTGGATGAGGTAATGACGGGCTTCGGGCGCACGGGGCGCATGTTCGCCTGCCAGCATGAAAACGTGACCCCGGATTTTCTGTGCGTGGCGAAGGGGCTTACCGGCGGCTACATGCCCATGGCGGCCACTCTGACGACGTCAGCGGTATATGATGCCTTTCTCGGCTGTGCGGAGAAGACTTTCTACTATGGACATAGTTACACGGCGAATCCACTCGGATGCGCGGTAGCCTTGGCCGGGCTGGATGTCTTCGAGCAGGAGCGGGTGCTGGAGAATCTCCAGCCGAACATCGCGCGCATGGAGGAACTGCTGGCGGGTTTGAAGGAGCGCTGTCCGCAGGTGCATGAAATCCGCCAGTGCGGATTCATCGCGGGGATCGAACTGCGGCAGCCGGACGGCAACCGCTTTCCGGCGGAGACTCGTACCGGTGAAACGGTGTGCCGGACCGCTTGGAAACATGGCCTGCTGACACGACCGATCCTCGATACCATCGTGCTGATGCCGCCGTTGGCGGCGACGGAGGAGGAACTGGCCTTTGCCGTGGCCGCGTTGGAGAAGGCGATTGGAGAAGGGGCCCGCTGA